One region of Sulfuricurvum sp. genomic DNA includes:
- a CDS encoding transcriptional regulator, translating into MSKEEHLVVKAYYDALTQHVKTLRKERKISQLKLANILGHNSTSFVARIELRQNQANYNLAHLVILAKEWNLGIHEMLPPL; encoded by the coding sequence ATGTCCAAAGAAGAACATTTGGTTGTTAAAGCGTATTATGATGCCTTAACACAGCATGTCAAAACATTACGTAAAGAGCGTAAAATTAGTCAGCTTAAACTGGCTAATATTCTTGGCCACAACTCCACTTCGTTTGTTGCGCGTATTGAGCTTCGTCAAAACCAAGCCAATTACAATCTTGCCCATTTGGTGATCTTAGCCAAAGAGTGGAATCTTGGAATCCACGAGATGCTCCCACCCCTATAG
- a CDS encoding molybdenum metabolism regulator: MRYYTLELIPNLFGEWLLIRTYGSTLRLKPTGVICELYNDAHQATSAYEQWVKAKHNKGYCSWRCNLIEK; encoded by the coding sequence ATGCGCTACTACACCTTGGAACTGATCCCCAATCTGTTTGGGGAGTGGCTGTTGATACGGACCTATGGTTCAACCCTTCGGCTTAAACCAACTGGGGTGATTTGCGAGCTGTACAATGATGCCCATCAAGCCACATCTGCCTATGAGCAATGGGTAAAGGCGAAGCATAATAAGGGGTATTGTTCTTGGAGGTGTAATTTGATAGAGAAATGA